The genomic DNA CGTGAATGTGTTTTGGGTTGTTGTATTAATGTTTGTAACCCGTGAATGGGTATTGATAATGTTTGTAAGGTCTATATATTGAAGGCTCATGATCAATATCATTTGCGACTTTAAAACCAttgttctcatttcttcttttcacttCTTCCtccttaaaacaaaacaaagaattatTATAGCATCCCCTTCTTATCATTTCCTCCTTAtcatttcttgttctcttttcttgcaacgtttcttcttctctttttttttgctcatttcttgttattatttctTCTTGCTAAATACTCAAAACCATATTTGACTACTAATGTCTAATTGGAGTTCTGATCATGAAGTTGatgaaatggtagaggaggaagTTGATAGTATAGTGGAAGGGATTCAGTACAACTACACTCAAGAGGAATAACCACCAGCTCCAATATTCCGAAGAGTGCACATAAATAGAAACCGCGAAGAAGGCCATGCTCAActatggaatgattattttagtgagaaTCCGACTTACACTCCCGCTATGTTCTGCCGtcgctttagaatgaacaaaccattgttcGAACGCATAGTCAGTACTATTAAGAATGGAGTCCCGTACTTCAGACAAAGACGAGATGCTACTGGAAGGCTCGGTCTTTCCgcacttcaaaaatgttctGCAGCTATCCGTATGATGGCATACGGATGTTTGGCAGATGCGATGGATGAATATTTACGACTAGCTGAAACAACCGCACACAAATGCCTTGAAAAATTTGTAGACGGAGTCATCGACCTATTCGGAGACGTCTATCTCAGACGACCTACAGCGGAAGACCTCCAAAGATTACTGAATATTGGAGAACATCGCGGTTTCCCCGGAATGGTGGGtagcatagattgtatgcattgggagtggaagaattgtccaactGCATGGAAAGGACAATATTCACGTGGATCTGGAAAACCAACAATTGTACTAGAGGCAGTGGCATCccaagatttatggatttggcacgcattttttggacCACCTGGtacgttaaatgatatcaatgttttagACTGCTCAccggtgtttgatgatatcttaGAGGGCCGAGCTCCAAGAGTTTCATATGTTGTCAATGGACATCAATACGAAATGGCGTATTATCTCACTGACGGTATCTATCCCAACTGGGCAACTTTCATCCAACCAATTACACTACCACGTGGTCCAAAAGCTAAACTCTTTGCTCAATGTCAAGAAGCATGCCggaaagatgtagagcgtgcctttggagtcttgcaagcacGATTTGCGATCGTGAAGAATCCAgcacttttttgggataaagggaaaatagggaaaataatgagagcatgtatcatattgcataacatgatagtggaagacgaacgacataCCTACAATTTCTATGAACCATCAGAGTTCTATCACGGAGAAGGAAGCGGAACTTCTCAGGTTGATCTATCGTATTCTACAGATAGACAAACAAATCTACATAATTTGATGGGCATTCGAAATGCCGTTCATGATCCACAAATGCATAATCGTttgaaaaaagatttgattgagcatatttgacaaaaatttggtgcaacccaTCAGTAAATCTTCTTCCAAATTat from Camelina sativa cultivar DH55 chromosome 2, Cs, whole genome shotgun sequence includes the following:
- the LOC104750985 gene encoding uncharacterized protein LOC104750985, whose product is MNKPLFERIVSTIKNGVPYFRQRRDATGRLGLSALQKCSAAIRMMAYGCLADAMDEYLRLAETTAHKCLEKFVDGVIDLFGDVYLRRPTAEDLQRLLNIGEHRGFPGMVGSIDCMHWEWKNCPTAWKGQYSRGSGKPTIVLEAVASQDLWIWHAFFGPPGTLNDINVLDCSPVFDDILEGRAPRVSYVVNGHQYEMAYYLTDGIYPNWATFIQPITLPRGPKAKLFAQCQEACRKDVELEDERHTYNFYEPSEFYHGEGSGTSQVDLSYSTDRQTNLHNLMGIRNAVHDPQMHNRLKKDLIEHI